From the genome of Desulfatibacillum aliphaticivorans DSM 15576, one region includes:
- a CDS encoding HesA/MoeB/ThiF family protein: protein MMADLSQSLVYASYQGTHPQTDPRRLIKDREIGRIAEEFGISRIEAEIAALEAEIAPARYVRNMAALDCKDQIRLLKSRAAIIGLGGLGGYVAQTLARSGVGSLVLVDGDVFEQTNLNRQAFSTIRTLGENKAEAALEKIRKMNPSVNLEWEGVFLDKDNAEAILQGADLIMDCLGGLDNRVLLQQTARDLEIPLISAALAGFTGHVTVVFPGDQGLFPVIGREDDSSGEGVETDLGCPCPPVMLAASIQCSEAVKVLTRKGQALQNKLLAFDLLDNTFQVFDLS, encoded by the coding sequence ATGATGGCGGACCTCAGCCAGTCTTTGGTATACGCCTCTTATCAGGGAACCCATCCCCAAACCGACCCGCGCCGCCTTATTAAAGACCGCGAAATAGGGCGCATCGCCGAGGAATTCGGGATCAGCCGCATTGAGGCGGAAATCGCCGCCTTGGAGGCGGAAATCGCCCCGGCCCGGTACGTCCGCAACATGGCCGCCCTGGACTGCAAGGACCAGATTCGCCTGCTGAAATCCCGGGCGGCGATTATCGGTTTAGGAGGTCTGGGAGGATACGTCGCCCAGACCCTGGCCCGCTCCGGCGTGGGCAGCCTGGTTCTGGTGGACGGGGACGTGTTCGAGCAAACCAATTTGAACCGGCAGGCCTTCAGCACCATTCGCACTTTGGGGGAAAACAAGGCGGAAGCCGCCCTGGAGAAGATTCGCAAGATGAATCCCTCGGTGAATCTGGAATGGGAAGGGGTGTTTCTGGATAAGGACAACGCCGAGGCCATCCTACAAGGCGCGGATTTGATCATGGATTGCCTGGGCGGGCTGGATAACCGGGTTCTTTTGCAACAGACTGCCCGGGATTTGGAAATTCCCCTTATTTCAGCCGCTTTAGCCGGATTCACCGGCCATGTGACCGTGGTGTTTCCTGGGGATCAGGGCCTTTTTCCCGTCATAGGGAGGGAGGACGATTCTTCGGGAGAAGGCGTGGAAACCGACCTGGGCTGCCCGTGTCCGCCGGTGATGCTGGCGGCAAGCATTCAATGCTCGGAAGCCGTCAAGGTGCTGACCCGCAAGGGACAGGCCCTGCAAAACAAGCTCCTGGCCTTTGACCTGCTGGACAACACCTTTCAGGTCTTTGACCTCTCCTGA
- a CDS encoding MoaD/ThiS family protein, which translates to MSLEIQLKLFATLAKYTPPDPDHFPIQEGETAAQVLERLNVPLKEVKLVFIDGVRKDLNWALTGGERVGIFPPVGGG; encoded by the coding sequence ATGTCCCTGGAAATTCAATTAAAACTCTTCGCCACCCTGGCAAAATACACGCCCCCGGACCCGGATCATTTTCCCATCCAGGAAGGGGAAACCGCCGCTCAGGTGCTTGAAAGGCTGAACGTCCCCCTAAAGGAGGTCAAGCTGGTATTCATTGACGGAGTCCGCAAGGACCTGAACTGGGCGCTGACCGGGGGCGAGCGGGTGGGGATTTTTCCGCCCGTGGGAGGTGGATGA
- a CDS encoding MBL fold metallo-hydrolase translates to MKSGGLQFKVLHTPGHSPGSCCFLCGDYLFTGDTLFVEGVGRTDMGGMTLQDLLNSVESKILPLPGETIILPGHDYGPAPTSTIAREKANNPYIRDFLLDK, encoded by the coding sequence TTGAAATCGGGGGGGCTTCAGTTCAAGGTGCTGCACACGCCCGGGCATTCCCCCGGCTCCTGCTGCTTTTTATGCGGGGACTATTTATTCACAGGCGACACCCTGTTTGTGGAAGGGGTGGGCCGCACCGACATGGGCGGCATGACCCTGCAGGATCTTTTGAATTCCGTGGAAAGCAAAATCCTGCCCCTGCCGGGCGAGACCATTATCCTGCCCGGGCACGATTACGGACCGGCGCCCACATCCACCATCGCCAGGGAAAAGGCCAACAATCCTTATATCCGGGACTTTCTTTTGGACAAATAG
- a CDS encoding class I adenylate-forming enzyme family protein has translation MLERAGLNIAGSVGTHAKYRGSRIAFKCGDRQVTWGQFDARVNQAANALIKAGLKKGDKAALLSLNCIEALEIMCGVLRAGGVIVPLSPMLTSGQLAFLTQDAGAKFFFCTFPLQGLVQPVLDQLNGIPQERRMAVFFDEEGWTPYEDFLSGASVNHVYVPTQDQDEAVIIYSSGTTGLPKGIVHTHFSRTMLGMAGGLEFRIHSGSTMLINTPLFTNATWVMLLGSMGVGALVILLPTFSPEAFFQAVEQEKITHTFLVPTQYHVILDHPDFDKHDLSSLEIMVSMGSALPLPVKKQILQRMGKGLIELYGLTEGVGTTLKPEEIEEKTGSVGTPISGTEIRIIDHEDKELPFGEIGEIVGISSGLMKGYHNRPDANAEIIWKDEFGRSFIKTGDIGRFDEDGFLYILDRKKDMIVSGGINVFASDIEEVLIQHPDVNEAAVVAIPHEKWGETPLALVIPYPDAKAREDEIMGWVNQRLAKYQRLARVEFRREDFPRNALGKVLKRQLREPYWKDQA, from the coding sequence ATGCTGGAACGCGCAGGATTAAACATTGCCGGTTCGGTAGGGACCCATGCCAAATATCGCGGAAGCCGCATCGCCTTTAAATGCGGAGACCGGCAGGTCACGTGGGGCCAGTTCGACGCCAGGGTGAATCAGGCGGCAAACGCCCTCATCAAGGCGGGCCTGAAAAAAGGCGATAAGGCCGCTCTGTTGTCCTTGAACTGCATCGAAGCCCTGGAAATCATGTGCGGCGTGCTTCGGGCCGGCGGGGTGATCGTCCCTCTCTCTCCCATGCTGACCTCCGGGCAACTGGCCTTTTTGACCCAGGATGCGGGCGCAAAGTTTTTCTTCTGCACCTTTCCCCTCCAAGGCCTGGTGCAGCCGGTTCTGGATCAACTCAACGGCATCCCCCAGGAGCGGCGCATGGCCGTGTTCTTTGACGAGGAAGGGTGGACCCCTTACGAAGACTTTTTGTCAGGCGCCTCGGTAAACCACGTGTACGTACCGACCCAGGATCAGGACGAGGCAGTCATCATTTATTCCTCGGGAACCACCGGCCTGCCCAAAGGCATTGTGCACACCCATTTCAGCCGCACCATGCTTGGCATGGCCGGCGGCCTGGAATTCCGCATTCACAGCGGCTCCACCATGCTCATCAACACGCCTTTGTTCACCAACGCCACCTGGGTCATGCTGTTGGGGTCTATGGGCGTGGGCGCCTTGGTCATCCTGTTGCCGACTTTTTCTCCCGAGGCCTTTTTTCAGGCCGTGGAACAGGAAAAAATCACCCACACCTTTTTGGTGCCCACCCAGTATCACGTGATCCTGGATCACCCGGACTTTGACAAGCACGACCTGTCCAGCCTGGAGATCATGGTGTCCATGGGATCGGCCTTGCCCTTGCCGGTCAAAAAGCAAATCCTCCAGCGCATGGGCAAGGGGCTGATCGAGTTGTACGGCCTGACCGAAGGCGTGGGAACCACCCTCAAGCCCGAGGAAATCGAGGAGAAAACCGGCTCCGTGGGCACGCCCATCTCCGGTACGGAAATCCGCATTATCGACCATGAAGACAAGGAGCTTCCCTTCGGCGAAATCGGCGAGATCGTGGGCATCAGCTCCGGGCTCATGAAAGGCTATCACAACAGGCCCGACGCCAATGCGGAAATCATCTGGAAGGACGAGTTCGGCAGGAGCTTCATCAAGACAGGCGACATCGGCCGGTTTGACGAGGACGGCTTCCTGTACATCCTGGACCGGAAAAAGGACATGATCGTGTCCGGCGGCATCAACGTGTTCGCCTCGGATATCGAGGAGGTATTGATCCAGCACCCGGACGTCAACGAAGCCGCGGTGGTGGCCATCCCCCATGAAAAATGGGGCGAGACTCCCCTGGCCCTGGTCATTCCCTATCCGGACGCCAAGGCCCGTGAAGACGAGATAATGGGCTGGGTGAACCAGCGCCTCGCCAAGTATCAGCGCTTGGCCAGGGTGGAGTTCCGCCGGGAGGATTTCCCCCGCAACGCTCTTGGCAAAGTCCTCAAACGCCAGCTTCGCGAACCCTATTGGAAGGATCAAGCCTGA
- a CDS encoding ABC transporter ATP-binding protein — protein sequence MFLEIKDLNTYYGPSHVLQGISLNVEQEEIVALLGRNGMGKSTTLKSVMGMVKPKSGKVVFQGANIFGKPPHKVSMAGIGYVPEERRIFPNLTVEDNLRIGVKGGVVDESNPKAWTLEKIYEVFPSLKKRRDNKGANLSGGEQQMLAIGRALMGAPSLLLVDEPTEGLAPIIVDAVRDVLEEINKRGVSILLVEHNLEVAMSLAHRVYLMGKAHIGFVGTVQELDDNPEARAQYLEV from the coding sequence GTGTTTTTGGAAATCAAGGATTTGAATACCTATTACGGACCCAGCCATGTGCTTCAGGGGATTTCCCTCAACGTGGAGCAGGAGGAAATCGTCGCCCTGTTAGGCCGCAACGGCATGGGAAAGTCCACCACCCTGAAATCCGTCATGGGCATGGTCAAGCCCAAGTCCGGTAAGGTGGTTTTCCAGGGCGCCAATATTTTCGGCAAGCCTCCCCATAAGGTGTCCATGGCCGGCATAGGCTACGTGCCCGAGGAACGGAGGATTTTTCCCAACCTCACCGTGGAGGACAACCTGCGCATAGGCGTCAAAGGCGGGGTGGTGGACGAAAGCAACCCCAAAGCCTGGACCCTGGAGAAAATCTATGAGGTTTTTCCCTCCCTGAAAAAACGGCGAGACAATAAAGGCGCCAACCTCTCCGGCGGAGAGCAGCAAATGCTGGCCATAGGCCGGGCGCTTATGGGCGCCCCGTCCCTGCTTTTGGTGGACGAACCCACCGAAGGCCTGGCCCCCATCATCGTGGACGCGGTCCGGGACGTTTTGGAGGAAATCAACAAGCGGGGCGTTTCCATCCTGTTGGTGGAGCATAACCTGGAAGTGGCCATGAGCCTGGCCCACAGGGTGTATCTGATGGGCAAGGCCCACATCGGATTCGTGGGAACCGTGCAGGAACTGGACGACAACCCCGAAGCCCGGGCCCAATACCTGGAGGTTTAA
- a CDS encoding ABC transporter ATP-binding protein produces MSENILETINLFYDYSGLQVLTGVDLQVEKGERHAIIGPNGAGKTTLFNVITGMYSPSRGKVMFKGKNVSGFKPHKLSRLGMGRSFQITSTFHNLSTFQNIRMGVLSRMGIRFNMFNRVDKMEEVTRETNAILERINLKEETHAPADALSYGKHRSLEVSLAMSTDPDLVMLDEPTAGMSRDETHNAVDLIRRLTEGKTMVIVEHDMDVVFSLADRITVLHHGKVLAVGKPDEIRNMKEVKDAYLGHRREV; encoded by the coding sequence ATGAGCGAAAACATCCTGGAAACCATCAACCTGTTTTACGACTACTCCGGCCTGCAAGTGCTGACAGGCGTGGATTTGCAGGTGGAAAAAGGCGAACGCCACGCCATCATAGGCCCCAACGGGGCGGGCAAGACCACCCTGTTCAATGTCATCACCGGCATGTACTCCCCCAGCCGGGGCAAGGTTATGTTCAAAGGCAAAAACGTAAGCGGCTTCAAGCCCCACAAGCTCTCCCGCCTGGGCATGGGCCGGTCCTTCCAGATAACCAGCACCTTCCACAACCTTTCCACATTCCAGAACATCCGCATGGGCGTGCTCTCCCGCATGGGCATCCGCTTTAATATGTTCAACCGGGTGGACAAGATGGAGGAGGTCACCAGGGAAACCAACGCCATCCTGGAGCGGATCAACCTGAAAGAGGAAACCCACGCTCCGGCCGACGCCCTGTCCTACGGCAAGCATCGTTCCCTGGAGGTTTCCCTGGCCATGTCCACGGACCCGGATCTGGTCATGCTGGACGAACCCACGGCCGGCATGAGCCGGGACGAAACCCATAACGCCGTGGACCTCATCCGCAGGCTCACCGAAGGCAAGACCATGGTCATTGTGGAGCACGACATGGACGTGGTTTTTTCCCTGGCCGACCGCATTACCGTGCTGCATCACGGCAAGGTGCTGGCTGTGGGCAAGCCGGACGAAATCCGGAACATGAAAGAGGTCAAGGACGCCTATCTGGGTCACAGGAGGGAGGTGTAG
- a CDS encoding branched-chain amino acid ABC transporter permease encodes MIKSKRNLALWVVFLAAAGIAPHVLGIVKTNVLVELAGFVLYAVSLNLLLSYTGVLSFGHALFYGVGAYTTALLLYHVEGFPVIGALLLSGLAAGVIGLILSPLLVRVTGTAFAMLTLAFGQLMFILCLKFREVTGGEDGIAGYDVPNLNIPGIASFDMLDPTVFYYFALAVCVIGVLIMWYITKTPLGQVVVGIRDNTLRVDYLGYKVPQTKAIVFAVSGFFAGIAGSLFALFQGIVSTDGVLHIMVSFYPIMAILIGGIGTFFGPILGSGVLIVLEDLIMRYTERAELITGLLFIGVVLYAPGGLLWLWRGLMAKLFGNKSQPASEEVEA; translated from the coding sequence ATGATTAAATCCAAACGCAATCTTGCCTTGTGGGTTGTCTTCCTGGCTGCGGCGGGAATTGCTCCCCATGTGTTGGGCATTGTCAAAACCAATGTGCTGGTGGAACTGGCCGGGTTCGTCCTGTACGCCGTCAGCCTGAACCTGCTGCTATCCTACACCGGGGTGCTCAGCTTCGGCCACGCCCTGTTTTACGGGGTGGGGGCCTATACCACAGCCCTCCTGCTGTACCACGTGGAAGGCTTTCCCGTGATCGGCGCTTTGCTTTTAAGCGGCCTTGCCGCCGGCGTCATAGGCCTGATCCTCAGCCCTCTCCTGGTGCGGGTGACGGGAACCGCCTTCGCCATGCTCACCCTGGCTTTCGGGCAGCTCATGTTCATCCTGTGCCTCAAGTTCCGGGAAGTCACGGGCGGCGAGGACGGCATTGCCGGATACGACGTCCCCAACCTGAACATTCCGGGGATCGCCTCCTTCGACATGCTGGACCCCACGGTCTTCTACTATTTCGCCCTGGCGGTCTGCGTGATCGGCGTCCTCATCATGTGGTACATCACCAAAACCCCCCTGGGGCAAGTGGTGGTGGGCATCCGGGACAACACCCTGCGGGTGGATTACCTGGGCTATAAGGTGCCCCAGACCAAGGCCATCGTATTCGCCGTGTCCGGCTTTTTCGCCGGCATTGCAGGCTCCCTGTTCGCCTTGTTCCAGGGGATCGTCTCCACGGACGGAGTGCTGCACATTATGGTGTCGTTCTATCCCATCATGGCTATCCTTATCGGCGGCATAGGCACCTTTTTCGGCCCCATCCTGGGCTCGGGCGTCCTCATTGTCCTGGAAGACCTGATCATGCGGTACACGGAGCGGGCGGAGCTGATTACCGGCCTCCTGTTTATCGGCGTGGTGCTCTACGCCCCCGGAGGCCTCCTCTGGCTGTGGCGGGGCCTCATGGCCAAGCTGTTCGGTAATAAATCCCAGCCCGCGTCCGAGGAGGTGGAGGCATGA
- a CDS encoding branched-chain amino acid ABC transporter permease, producing MSPVTAMYVAQAIHGLTYGMLLFLVASGLTLIFGMMGILNLAHASFFMLSAYFCYQVVAWTDSFWIALILAPLGTGLIGVFVERFLLRKVQQYNLGHIGDLLLTLGISLVIAEGVKTIWGTESHQVVIPPSLEGLVSVAGLEYPIYRLFIIGLAAAILSALAFILYKTRLGMIIRAAVSDADMVSALGINMPRVFMFVFGVGTIMAGVAGVAAAPMLTVFPGLADQIGLDAFVVVVVGGFGSLFGAVVVSLFLGELNAFGIQFIPRLAPVLVFLFMALVLSFKPMGFFGERDD from the coding sequence ATGAGCCCGGTAACGGCAATGTATGTGGCCCAGGCCATTCACGGACTGACCTACGGCATGCTTTTGTTCCTGGTGGCGTCCGGCCTGACCCTCATCTTCGGCATGATGGGCATACTCAACCTGGCCCACGCCTCGTTTTTCATGCTTTCCGCGTATTTCTGCTACCAGGTGGTCGCCTGGACGGACAGCTTCTGGATCGCCCTGATCCTGGCCCCCCTGGGGACCGGACTCATCGGCGTCTTCGTGGAAAGATTTTTACTGCGCAAGGTGCAGCAATACAACCTGGGGCACATTGGCGATCTGCTGCTCACTCTGGGCATTTCCCTGGTCATCGCCGAAGGCGTGAAAACCATCTGGGGCACGGAAAGCCATCAGGTGGTCATCCCGCCCTCTCTGGAGGGCCTGGTTTCCGTGGCCGGGCTGGAATACCCCATTTACCGGCTGTTCATCATCGGGCTGGCTGCGGCGATTTTATCCGCCCTGGCCTTCATCCTGTACAAAACCCGCCTTGGCATGATCATCCGGGCGGCGGTCTCCGACGCCGACATGGTCAGCGCTTTGGGCATCAACATGCCCCGGGTGTTCATGTTCGTGTTCGGCGTGGGAACGATCATGGCCGGCGTGGCCGGGGTGGCTGCCGCGCCCATGCTCACGGTGTTTCCCGGCCTTGCCGACCAGATCGGCCTGGACGCCTTTGTTGTGGTGGTCGTGGGAGGCTTCGGCAGCCTGTTCGGCGCCGTGGTGGTCTCTCTGTTTTTGGGCGAATTGAACGCCTTCGGCATCCAGTTCATACCCAGGTTGGCGCCGGTTTTGGTCTTTTTGTTCATGGCCCTGGTGCTTTCCTTCAAACCCATGGGATTTTTTGGAGAACGCGATGATTAA
- a CDS encoding ABC transporter substrate-binding protein, translating into MQKTLKAVSFAACLFLAASLFLAGSALAENAFKIEDMSDMSDFDPNNFQNPTGDTFKIGLLQIFSGPGAGNGELFWLTTAWVAHDINKRGGIMIDGKKKLIEVIKGDVMGKPAATKKAAEKLVLEDKVDVLWGTSGSHLALVIQNVAERYKVIFHQSLSMSDSLMDEKNFNKYTFQTMWTTNQVGETTAYFYAQRKKEKKFYIICQDYLFGHSLADAFKKGLAKYYPEAEIVGEDYHPLFAKDFAPYLTKAKASGAEVIFTGDWMPDGGNLVKQARQLGVDLPFANIFIDEPNSLAAIGPEGTKGLVNLNQHIGDKNNKNGMAFAKKWNDLWKDKWSAPYNTLLYKWPGGTLGYALENTYWMLDVFERAGSSDPEKVIKVWEGDVYYTADGKRLEMRACDHVTIRDTYATEYVYPNPWFEEISSGDEVFVIPAEKSMPVKGGNCK; encoded by the coding sequence ATGCAAAAGACATTAAAGGCCGTTTCCTTTGCCGCCTGTTTGTTCCTGGCCGCCTCTCTGTTTTTGGCAGGCTCGGCGTTGGCCGAAAACGCTTTTAAGATTGAAGATATGTCGGACATGTCGGACTTTGATCCCAACAACTTTCAAAACCCAACCGGAGATACATTCAAAATCGGCCTGCTCCAGATTTTCAGCGGGCCGGGCGCCGGAAACGGCGAATTGTTCTGGCTCACCACCGCCTGGGTCGCCCATGACATTAACAAACGGGGCGGCATCATGATCGACGGCAAGAAAAAGCTCATTGAAGTCATCAAGGGCGACGTCATGGGCAAGCCTGCAGCCACCAAAAAGGCCGCCGAAAAACTGGTTCTGGAGGACAAGGTGGACGTCCTGTGGGGCACCTCGGGCAGCCATCTGGCCCTGGTCATCCAGAACGTGGCCGAACGTTATAAGGTCATCTTCCATCAGTCCCTTTCCATGTCCGATTCCCTCATGGACGAGAAAAACTTCAACAAGTACACCTTTCAAACCATGTGGACCACCAACCAGGTCGGGGAGACCACGGCGTATTTTTACGCCCAGCGCAAAAAAGAAAAGAAATTCTACATCATCTGCCAGGACTACCTCTTCGGCCACTCCCTGGCTGACGCCTTCAAAAAGGGCCTGGCAAAATACTATCCCGAGGCCGAAATTGTGGGCGAAGACTACCACCCCCTGTTCGCCAAGGATTTCGCCCCCTACCTGACCAAGGCCAAAGCCTCGGGCGCGGAAGTCATCTTCACAGGCGACTGGATGCCCGACGGCGGCAACCTGGTCAAACAAGCCCGCCAACTGGGAGTGGACCTGCCCTTCGCCAACATTTTCATTGACGAGCCCAATTCCCTCGCCGCCATCGGCCCGGAAGGCACCAAGGGCCTGGTCAACCTCAATCAGCACATCGGCGATAAAAACAACAAAAACGGCATGGCCTTCGCCAAAAAATGGAACGACCTGTGGAAAGACAAATGGTCCGCGCCCTACAACACGCTCCTGTATAAGTGGCCCGGCGGCACTCTGGGGTATGCACTGGAAAACACCTATTGGATGCTGGACGTGTTTGAGAGGGCGGGCTCCTCGGATCCCGAAAAGGTCATCAAGGTCTGGGAAGGCGACGTGTACTACACCGCCGACGGCAAGCGGCTTGAAATGCGCGCCTGCGACCACGTGACCATCCGCGACACCTACGCTACGGAATACGTGTATCCCAATCCCTGGTTTGAAGAAATCTCCTCCGGCGATGAGGTCTTTGTCATTCCGGCTGAAAAATCCATGCCCGTCAAGGGAGGGAATTGTAAGTAG
- a CDS encoding MerR family transcriptional regulator, whose protein sequence is MKISELAKAAGAPKETIHFYIREGLLPKPRKKARNVAEYDDSYIERIKYIKELQDKHFLPLSEIKKIVKRWNKGSPVQGAVLQLQSEYFSAVERLLPGEIKGEENFRKATGLSEKWLVKVEEWGVITPETIDGEKVYSQDDVSLGKVICDMGRVGLGPKDGFDPEALRQYKDDFRGLASKGNKYFFDALWKKVDDESFHARAQQGMEIMSIFYYHLYRKLAKQTFAEEMEKRRSESSE, encoded by the coding sequence ATGAAAATCAGCGAATTGGCCAAGGCGGCCGGAGCGCCCAAGGAAACCATTCATTTCTACATCCGGGAAGGCCTGCTTCCCAAACCCCGGAAAAAGGCCCGCAATGTTGCGGAGTACGACGATTCCTACATCGAACGCATCAAATACATCAAAGAATTGCAGGACAAACATTTCCTTCCGTTGTCCGAGATCAAAAAAATCGTCAAACGCTGGAACAAAGGGTCTCCGGTCCAGGGGGCGGTTCTCCAACTGCAAAGCGAGTATTTCAGCGCGGTGGAGCGCCTTTTGCCCGGGGAAATCAAGGGAGAGGAGAATTTTCGCAAAGCCACGGGGCTGAGCGAAAAATGGCTGGTCAAGGTGGAGGAGTGGGGCGTAATAACGCCGGAAACCATTGACGGAGAAAAGGTGTATTCCCAGGACGACGTGTCTCTGGGCAAGGTCATTTGCGACATGGGCCGGGTGGGGCTGGGGCCCAAGGACGGATTCGATCCCGAGGCCCTGCGCCAATACAAGGATGACTTCCGGGGTCTGGCCTCCAAAGGCAACAAATACTTTTTCGACGCCCTATGGAAAAAGGTGGACGATGAATCCTTTCACGCCCGGGCCCAGCAGGGCATGGAGATCATGAGCATTTTCTATTACCACCTGTACCGGAAGCTGGCCAAACAGACCTTTGCGGAAGAAATGGAAAAACGGCGGAGCGAAAGCTCCGAATAG
- a CDS encoding B12-binding domain-containing radical SAM protein codes for MKRLTNALLVYPKVPDNTYWSFKHALRFVRKKSSMPPLGLITLAAMFPREISLKLVDLNIEKLRKKDLEWADAVFVSAMIIQKDSFEEVVALARAAGKPVIAGGPYAGSSHKEITGVDHFVLGEVENSFQGFLEDFQAGEAKRLYPPPERPSLDQTPAPRFDLLKMDSYASMSVQYSRGCPFNCEFCDIWKVYGNKPRLKPAESMIRELQTLHDQGWRGPVFVVDDNFIGNKRRVKTELLPAMFRWQKDHKYPFRFFTEASINLAADDALLQGMAAAGFNEVFIGIETPSAEALAETGKTQNLKCDMAQAVMKIQEYGIEVMAGFILGFDSDTEDIVERQAAFIQQTGIPQAMVGILTALPGTELHSRLEREGRLLRVSDGNNTHNTTANFRTKMDAATLEQAYTKLLSIIYDKNLKNYFDRCSKLLDNVGDPSLSMREVKFREIMMLLRSLARQPFTPYGYQYLKFITTRFVKNRRTFSEAVKFSIVGHHFHKITRQMVKAQEAA; via the coding sequence ATGAAGAGACTTACCAACGCCTTATTGGTTTATCCCAAGGTTCCCGACAACACCTACTGGAGCTTCAAGCACGCTCTCCGGTTTGTCCGGAAAAAGAGCTCCATGCCCCCTCTGGGGCTGATCACCCTGGCCGCCATGTTTCCCCGGGAGATTAGCCTGAAGCTGGTGGACCTGAACATCGAAAAGCTCCGGAAAAAGGATCTGGAATGGGCGGACGCGGTGTTTGTCTCCGCCATGATTATCCAGAAGGATTCGTTTGAAGAGGTCGTCGCCCTGGCCAGGGCCGCGGGCAAGCCCGTAATTGCGGGAGGGCCCTACGCAGGCTCCAGCCATAAGGAAATCACCGGCGTGGACCATTTCGTCCTGGGCGAGGTGGAGAACTCCTTTCAGGGATTTTTGGAGGATTTCCAGGCGGGCGAGGCCAAACGGCTGTATCCGCCGCCGGAAAGGCCCTCTCTGGACCAGACTCCGGCGCCCCGGTTCGACCTGCTGAAAATGGACTCCTACGCGTCCATGAGCGTTCAGTACTCCCGAGGCTGCCCCTTCAACTGCGAGTTCTGCGACATCTGGAAGGTGTACGGCAATAAGCCCCGCCTGAAGCCTGCGGAAAGCATGATCCGGGAGTTGCAGACCCTCCACGACCAGGGTTGGCGCGGCCCGGTTTTTGTGGTGGACGACAATTTCATCGGCAACAAAAGGCGGGTCAAAACCGAGCTGCTGCCGGCCATGTTCCGGTGGCAAAAGGACCATAAATACCCCTTCCGCTTTTTCACCGAGGCCAGCATCAACCTGGCCGCCGACGACGCCCTGCTCCAGGGCATGGCCGCCGCCGGGTTCAACGAGGTGTTCATCGGCATTGAAACCCCTTCGGCCGAAGCCCTGGCCGAAACCGGAAAAACCCAAAACCTGAAATGCGACATGGCCCAGGCCGTCATGAAAATCCAGGAGTACGGCATCGAAGTCATGGCCGGATTCATCCTGGGATTTGACTCGGACACCGAGGATATCGTGGAGCGCCAGGCCGCCTTCATCCAGCAGACGGGCATTCCCCAGGCCATGGTGGGCATCCTCACGGCTTTGCCGGGCACGGAGCTGCACAGCCGGCTGGAGCGGGAGGGGCGTCTGCTCCGGGTGAGCGACGGCAACAACACCCACAACACGACAGCCAATTTCCGGACCAAGATGGACGCAGCAACCCTGGAACAAGCCTATACGAAATTATTGTCAATAATATACGATAAAAACTTGAAAAATTACTTCGATCGGTGCAGCAAGTTACTGGATAACGTTGGAGACCCTTCCCTTTCCATGCGGGAAGTGAAGTTCCGGGAAATCATGATGCTCCTCCGGTCCCTGGCCAGACAGCCTTTCACTCCCTATGGATATCAATACCTTAAGTTCATAACCACCCGATTTGTGAAGAATCGGAGGACCTTTTCCGAGGCGGTCAAATTTTCCATCGTGGGCCATCACTTTCACAAAATCACACGACAGATGGTAAAAGCCCAGGAGGCGGCCTGA